Proteins from one uncultured Desulfuromonas sp. genomic window:
- a CDS encoding methyl-accepting chemotaxis protein, translated as MRFKDLKIANKIYILFAVAVPVMCFVFGMLYWKTSENLYHERYAQVRSQVDTAWGLINHFVDEVENGQMDQAQAQVMAKQVVKDLRYSGREYFWINDVVPKMVMHPIKPALDGKDLSTFADPDGVKLFVEMVKVTDGTEGGFVRYRWAKPGYEEPVDKVSYVKRIPQWGWIVGSGLYLDDVEEQTAIMLYGAIGMVGFTIIASGIAVLLFARSLSRPIGRTVTMIEEISKGHLDLRLNMDRDDEIGRMAKTMDMLADSLQHEMIDALQKLAQGNLAFDVVPVDDQDVIRGSLKQLETDLNDIMLQIKQAGEQISSGANQVSEASQALSQGATTSASSLEEIAASMGELASQTTLNAENAGQARDLSGQASSAAGRGNQCMDQMVTAMEEINASGRNISNIIKVIDEIAFQTNLLALNAAVEAARAGQHGKGFAVVAEEVRNLAARSAKAASETADLIETSVQRAQNGVEIASQTANALEDIVTGVGKVTDLVAEIAVASNEQADGITQINQGLTQIDDVTQQNTASAEESAASAEELASQAVQLQGVLSRFQLKGHVCAPRIAAQPSPPTPPSPSGWGGEFLE; from the coding sequence ATGCGTTTCAAAGATTTGAAAATTGCGAACAAAATTTACATCCTGTTTGCCGTAGCGGTTCCAGTGATGTGTTTTGTTTTTGGAATGTTGTATTGGAAAACCAGTGAGAACCTCTACCATGAACGTTATGCTCAGGTCCGTAGCCAGGTGGATACGGCCTGGGGGCTCATCAACCATTTTGTTGATGAGGTTGAAAATGGTCAAATGGACCAAGCGCAAGCGCAGGTGATGGCTAAGCAGGTGGTTAAGGACTTGCGGTACAGTGGTCGGGAATATTTCTGGATCAATGATGTGGTGCCGAAGATGGTGATGCACCCCATCAAACCGGCGTTGGATGGTAAGGACCTTTCCACATTTGCCGATCCTGACGGGGTAAAACTCTTTGTTGAAATGGTCAAAGTCACTGATGGTACAGAGGGTGGTTTTGTTCGCTACCGCTGGGCTAAGCCCGGCTACGAAGAGCCGGTTGACAAAGTGTCTTACGTTAAACGCATCCCTCAATGGGGGTGGATTGTCGGCAGTGGTCTGTATCTTGACGACGTGGAGGAGCAGACCGCAATCATGCTTTATGGTGCCATTGGCATGGTTGGCTTTACCATTATTGCCAGCGGAATTGCCGTATTGTTGTTTGCCCGCAGTCTGTCACGGCCGATCGGCCGTACCGTGACCATGATCGAAGAAATTTCCAAAGGCCATCTTGACCTGCGACTCAACATGGATCGCGATGATGAAATTGGCCGTATGGCTAAAACCATGGATATGTTGGCGGACAGTTTGCAACATGAAATGATTGATGCTTTGCAGAAGCTGGCGCAAGGTAATCTGGCTTTTGACGTGGTGCCGGTGGATGATCAGGATGTCATTCGCGGTTCACTCAAACAGTTGGAAACGGACCTCAATGACATTATGCTCCAGATCAAGCAGGCTGGTGAGCAGATCTCCTCCGGGGCCAATCAGGTTTCAGAAGCGAGCCAGGCTTTGTCTCAAGGAGCAACCACCTCGGCCAGCTCTCTGGAAGAGATTGCCGCGTCCATGGGCGAGCTGGCGTCGCAGACCACCCTCAATGCTGAAAATGCCGGTCAGGCGCGAGATCTTTCCGGCCAGGCCAGTAGTGCTGCCGGGCGGGGCAACCAATGCATGGACCAGATGGTGACCGCCATGGAAGAGATCAACGCTTCTGGACGCAATATTTCCAACATTATTAAGGTTATTGATGAAATTGCCTTTCAGACTAATTTGCTGGCGCTTAACGCCGCCGTTGAAGCGGCGCGGGCCGGCCAGCATGGCAAAGGGTTTGCCGTGGTTGCTGAAGAGGTGCGCAATCTGGCGGCACGCAGTGCCAAGGCTGCCAGTGAAACCGCTGATTTGATTGAAACGTCGGTGCAGCGTGCTCAAAACGGGGTTGAAATCGCCTCACAAACCGCGAATGCTCTGGAGGACATTGTCACCGGTGTCGGCAAGGTAACCGATCTGGTTGCGGAAATTGCTGTGGCCAGCAATGAACAGGCCGATGGCATTACTCAGATTAACCAGGGGCTCACTCAGATTGATGATGTGACCCAACAGAATACCGCCAGCGCGGAGGAGAGTGCCGCAAGTGCCGAGGAGTTAGCCAGTCAGGCGGTTCAATTACAGGGTGTGCTCAGCCGCTTCCAACTCAAAGGACACGTCTGCGCACCGAGGATTGCCGCTCAACCCTCACCGCCAACACCGCCATCGCCTTCCGGCTGGGGCGGAGAGTTTCTGGAATAA
- the ubiE gene encoding bifunctional demethylmenaquinone methyltransferase/2-methoxy-6-polyprenyl-1,4-benzoquinol methylase UbiE, producing the protein MFNLSEKGRGIRAMFDDIAPRYDLLNRLLSMGIDRRWRRFAVGKLRVPPAGMVLDMATGTGDVALEIASRTPDSVTIIGEDFTQGMLVKGREKIAVSRYRDRIKLVNAPCEAIPHPDGLFDGVTIAFGIRNVVDRQTGLAEMCRVLKPGGRAVILEFSTPQNPFFRTLYMTYFHRILPFIGGLLSKRTAYKYLPDSVAEFPDQQTFKGMMEQAGFTEVQHHDLTFGISTVYVGVCPKPA; encoded by the coding sequence ATGTTCAATCTTTCGGAAAAAGGGCGCGGCATTCGCGCCATGTTTGATGATATCGCCCCGCGTTACGATCTGTTGAATCGTCTGCTGTCGATGGGGATTGACCGCCGTTGGCGTCGTTTTGCCGTAGGTAAACTGCGTGTACCCCCCGCTGGCATGGTGCTGGATATGGCGACGGGAACCGGTGATGTGGCTTTGGAAATTGCCTCGCGTACGCCCGATTCCGTGACGATTATCGGTGAGGATTTTACTCAGGGCATGTTGGTCAAGGGCCGGGAAAAGATTGCGGTTTCCCGCTATCGTGATCGGATTAAACTGGTCAATGCGCCCTGTGAAGCGATCCCGCATCCGGATGGTTTGTTTGACGGGGTGACGATTGCCTTTGGGATTCGCAATGTTGTTGATCGTCAAACCGGTTTGGCCGAAATGTGCCGGGTGCTCAAGCCAGGTGGCCGCGCTGTGATTCTTGAGTTTTCGACACCCCAAAATCCATTTTTTCGCACGCTCTACATGACCTATTTCCACAGAATTCTGCCGTTTATCGGGGGCTTGCTATCAAAACGGACAGCGTATAAATACCTGCCCGATTCCGTGGCCGAGTTTCCCGATCAGCAGACGTTTAAAGGGATGATGGAACAGGCCGGTTTCACTGAGGTGCAACACCATGACCTGACGTTCGGCATCTCCACCGTCTATGTTGGTGTGTGTCCGAAACCTGCATGA
- a CDS encoding (deoxy)nucleoside triphosphate pyrophosphohydrolase, with protein sequence MYPLLVVAGLVFHHNKLLITQRPPGKKHAGYWEFPGGKLEKDESPVNALIRELCEEIDLKVAQCEIFDVVYHRYDEQPVLLMVYRCQSDTNRVRHLEVSDHAWIDVEELHNYSMLPADDELIEQVIKKNAPQ encoded by the coding sequence ATGTATCCGTTATTGGTTGTTGCCGGCCTGGTGTTTCACCACAACAAACTACTGATCACCCAACGACCACCGGGAAAGAAACATGCCGGCTATTGGGAGTTCCCCGGCGGTAAGCTGGAAAAAGATGAATCACCAGTTAACGCACTTATACGAGAATTGTGTGAGGAGATCGATCTGAAAGTCGCGCAATGCGAAATTTTCGATGTGGTCTATCACCGCTATGACGAGCAACCGGTTTTGTTGATGGTCTATCGCTGCCAGAGTGACACCAATCGTGTGCGCCATCTTGAGGTCAGCGATCATGCCTGGATCGACGTGGAGGAACTGCACAATTACTCCATGCTGCCCGCCGACGATGAACTCATTGAGCAGGTGATCAAAAAAAACGCGCCGCAATGA